In the Takifugu flavidus isolate HTHZ2018 chromosome 11, ASM371156v2, whole genome shotgun sequence genome, one interval contains:
- the znf318 gene encoding zinc finger protein 318 isoform X1, which translates to MYNSSSPPRWGYPPPQRPYLPIPCFGESQNRPRPPHSYNNYRQPDSYPSSPPRRYPSPGPGRHRNGHFRSDDPPRQRALSPPNPVPLDQNLMITVGSELTGASQRGPSHHHHIDHSPQTKSRSPSWGHGRSRGRSKSPAKGKSQSRSKSRSRSRGRSRSRGQARSKSRARSRGQARSKSRARSKSRARSKSQSRSRGQSRSKSRARSGDRARSKSRARSRSKSRARSGDRARSKSRARSRGRSRSKSRARSKSRTRRKSSRSRSRSSDRSRRWGSGRSRSQCSSSSGDDDTKPLNEFRELQSARRRKELEEMLSLPAKSILKKRCDSEDSRSADSPSVLESSSMSTVAEQLLLAFKGLEPHRMATVLSELQSNSQMAQRTNLDSDIREIFKLLGSQKNTADDIDDEEKFLYGDSEDPKGQATSEPVRNHGLDLYGDVTEDTLYGDLPDENAAITKPNVSVQLANPTCPPGTEPLKQEERRALEEYEKMQELLKTIGLDLGVAEISKMAARTKERLQGNKAPPKTPTRRRRYSSDSSNGGGSPGRQSRSGSSSSSSGSRSGRRRDGWSSDDGNRKVTAPLRYPRDRDAKELKAEPQQQNGPTACSRPPQSVIPIPTYPPPPVHGMIPPNYPPPAYGQYGNYLPYVPQQWPPMYPPPNMNPPPNVNVPPPTVPENYPHPVTYNDSLNKVAPGPRATGVVKRTEAEKVGSYERRMSEEQNNESQKQKVLEEREKLRQEREVRMKKKEYLMKELERLRKQQGELLRKKRREKGGHKDPLLEEISLLQDEVMKQISTLRSEHEAAEKKRTELETVALILGLGPSDRPSGRSWAAKEPEDGAAPQSERNQQAQRSSEGESAANRSPRKQTTSSSTTLKAPPLCTSATPPAPPPDPFEYYDAGNHWCQKCNVTSGSMFDFFTHCHSKTHRKTLDPYNRPWAPTSTKAVNATASEERLSKPAKGSEFLLPVRGFFCLLCKVFSGDAICAEEHVTTHAHNEKYKQQMYENPLYEQRRNLDRQAGLTSQTGGKKRKHEEEERRSKDKEEKSKHKKEKREKKTDDDPVQEEEAEERLMKKEGRILEEEKLSYKTKDDEEYQSGRKEDKSRYTRQEEDKVKDSRRADDDRVRYNREEHRYRYRRNEEQRYDDRPKRETRDKSSDPRSKYDREEGKLKTEKGTFQKPDSSKAAGKTEFSKSEPPAKLYDPPKIFCGPSPAMKAKLRKQNLEMGKPTPVSPLFGKFTWKKKENLLATEAQKAAAEFIKEDEAPEEECLAKSVAAAKEIAQKLATQQNTASPWVSNSSNQAGLRPSLPAPSAV; encoded by the exons ATGTACAACAGCAGTTCTCCTCCGAGATGGGGCTACCCACCTCCTCAGAGGCCCTATCTTCCAATACCTTGCTTTGGAGAGAGCCAAAATAGACCCAGACCTCCCCACAGCTACAACAATTACAGACAGCCGGACTCGTACCCCAGCTCCCCGCCGCGCAGGTACCCCTCCCCCGGACCAGGACGTCACCGAAATGGTCACTTCCGGAGTGATGATCCGCCCAGACAG AGGGCTCTGTCACCCCCTAACCCGGTTCCTCTGGATCAAAATCTCATGATCACTGTGGGAAGTGAGCTGACTGGAGCATCTCAACGTGGGCCttcacaccatcatcacat TGATCACAGCCCTCAAACAAAATCCAGAAGCCCGAGCTGGGGTCATGGCAGGAGCAGAGGTCGCAGCAAGAGCCCGGCCAAGGGCAAGAGCCAGTCCAGGAGCAAGAGCCGGTCCAGGAGCAGGGGCCGGTCCAGGAGCAGGGGCCAGGCCAGGAGCAAGAGCCGGGCCAGGAGCAGGGGCCAGGCCAGGAGCAAGAGCCGGGCCAGGAGCAAGAGCCGGGCCAGGAGCAAGAGCCAGTCCAGGAGCAGGGGCCAGTCCAGGAGCAAGAGCCGGGCCAGGAGCGGGGACCGGGCCAGGAGCAAGAGCAgggccaggagcaggagcaagaGCCGGGCCAGGAGCGGGGACCGGGCCAGGAGCAAGAGCCGGGCCAGAAGTAGGGGCCGATCCAGGAGCAAGAGCCGGGCCAGGAGCAAGAGCAGGACCagaagaaagagcagcagatcGAGATCCAGGTCAAGCGATAGAAGCCGACGATGGGGCTCTGGCCGTAGCAGgagtcagtgcagcagcagctctggtgatgatgatacAAAACCACTAAATGAGTTCAGAGAGCTGCAAAGTGCTCGACgcaggaaggagctggaggagatgttgAGTCTCCCAGCAAAGTCTATCTTAAAGAAACGCTGTGACTCTGAGGACTCCAGg agtgCAGATTCTCCAAGCGTTCTTGAATCGTCCAGCATGTCGACGGTGGCTGAACAACTGCTGCTGGCCTTCAAAGGCCTGGAGCCTCACAGGATGGCCACTGTGCTGTCGGAGCTGCAGTCCAACTCACAGATGGCCCAACGCACCAACCTGGACTCTGACATCAGAGAGATCTTTAAGCTGCTGGGCAGTCAGAAAAATACTGCAGACGACATCGACGATGAGGAGAAGTTCTTGTACGGAGACTCGGAGGATCCTAAAGGTCAGGCAACATCTGAGCCAGTCCGAAACCACGGCCTGGATCTGTATGGAGACGTGACGGAGGACACGTTGTACGGAGACCTCCCTGATGAAAACGCTGCCATTACCAAGCCAAATGTGTCTGTTCAGTTGGCAAACCCCACCTGTCCACCAGGTACGGAGCCGCTTAAGCAGGAGGAGCGTCGGGCGCTGGAGGAGTACGAGAAAATGCAGGAGCTGTTGAAAACCATCGGCTTGGACCTCGGTGTGGCTGAGATTAGCAAGATGGCTGCCAGGACCAAAGAGAGGCTGCAAGGGAACAAGGCCCCTCCAAAGACACCCACCCGACGTAGACGGTACTCCTCAGACAGTTCAAATGGCGGCGGGAGTCCCGGGAGGCAGAGCCGAAGTGgaagttccagcagcagcagcgggagtCGCAGCGGCAGGAGACGGGACGGCTGGAGTAGCGACGATGGCAACAGGAAGGTCACAGCACCACTGAGATATCCCAGAGACAGAGATGctaaagagctgaaggctgagCCTCAGCAGCAAAATGGACCCACGGCCTGTTCCCGCCCTCCTCAGAGTGTGATACCAATCCCGACTTACCCCCCACCACCCGTCCACGGAATGATTCCCCCCAACTACCCCCCACCTGCTTATGGCCAGTATGGAAACTACCTTCCTTATGTGCCCCAGCAATGGCCGCCCATGTACCCACCCCCCAACATGAACCCACCACCCAACGTGAACGTGCCCCCTCCCACTGTCCCAGAGAATTACCCCCACCCAGTGACCTACAATGATTCCCTAAATAAAGTGGCTCCTGGGCCGAGGGCAACAG GTGTTGTGAAGcgcacagaggcagaaaaagttGGGTCCTACGAGAGGAGGATgtctgaggagcagaacaacGAGAGCCAGAAGCAAAAG gttctggaggagagagagaagctgaggcaggagagagaggtgaggatgaagaagaaagaataTCTGATGAAAGAGCTGGAGAGACTAAGGAAGCAACAAG GGGAGCTTCTGAGGAAGAAACGGAGGGAGAAGGGTGGCCACAAAGaccctctgctggaggagatcAGCCTCCTGCAGGACGAGGTCATGAAACAGATCTCCACTCTACGCAGCGAACACGAAGCCGCTGAGAAGAAACGCACGGAGCTGGAGACGGTGGCGCTCATCCTTGGCCTCGGCCCATCTGACCGTCCCAGTGGGAGAAGCTGGGCAGCCAAAGAGCCGGAAGATGGTGCAGCGCCACAGAGCGAGAGGAACCAACAGGCGCAGAGAAGCAGTGAGGGAGAGTCGGCAGCCAACAGATCCCCCAGAAAG CAGACGACGTCATCGAGCACCACCCTGAAAGCCCCGCCTCTCTGTACCTCTGCCACGCCCCCTGCCCCACCCCCAGATCCCTTTGAATACTACGACGCTGGAAATCACTGGTGCCAAAAGTGTAACGTGACTTCTGGTTCCATGTTTGATTTTTTCACTCACTGTCACAGCAAAACGCATCGaaag ACTCTCGACCCTTACAACCGGCCCTGGGCCCCCACTTCCACCAAAGCTGTCAATGCCACCGCTTCAGAAGAGAGGCTGTCCAAGCCCGCTAAAG GTTCTGAGTTCCTGTTGCCTGTCAGAGGGTTCTTCTGCCTGTTGTGTAAAGTGTTCTCTGGAGATGCCATCTGTGCAGAAGAACACGTCACCACACACGCTCACAACGAGAAATACAAG CAACAGATGTACGAGAACCCGCTGTATGAACAGAGGAGGAACCTGGACCGGCAGGCAGGACTCACCTCGCAGACAGGTGGGAAAAAACGCAaacacgaggaagaggagcggagaaGCAAAGACAAGGAGGAAAAGAGTAAacacaaaaaggagaaaagggaaaagaagaCAGATGACGACcctgtccaggaggaggaggcagaagagagaCTGATGAAGAAAGAGGGCAGAAttctggaagaggagaagctttcaTACAAGACGAAGGACGATGAAGAGTATCAGTCTGGCAGGAAGGAAGATAAATCCCGCTACACTCGCCAGGAAGAGGACAAGGTGAAAGACAGCAGAAGAGCTGACGATGACAGAGTCAGATACAACAGAGAAGAACATCGATACCGGTACCGCAGGAATGAAGAGCAGCGGTACGACGACCGACCCAAACGTGAGACCAGAGATAAATCCTCTGATCCCAGATCCAAATAcgacagagaggaaggaaaactgAAGACTGAGAAGGGAACTTTTCAAAAGCCCGATTCTAGTAAAGCAGCAGGGAAGACGGAGTTCAGCAAATCTGAACCTCCAGCAAAACTCTACGACCCACCAAAGATCTTTTGTGGGCCCAGTCCAGCCATGAAGGCAAAGCTTCGAAAACAGAACCTGGAGAtgggaaaaccaacacctgtgaGCCCTTTATTTGGAAAGTTCACatggaaaaagaaggaaaaccttTTGGCAACCGAGGCTCAGAAAGCCGCTGCAGAGTTCATAAAGGAAGACGAAGCTCCTGAGGAGGAATGTCTGGCAAAATCTGTGGCTGCGGCCAAGGAAATTGCCCAGAAACTGGCGACCCAGCAGAACACAGCTTCTCCTTGGGTATCTAACAGCAGCAACCAGGCAGGACTCCGGCCCAGCCTCCCTGCCCCCTCTGCTGTCTGA
- the znf318 gene encoding zinc finger protein 318 isoform X2 — MYNSSSPPRWGYPPPQRPYLPIPCFGESQNRPRPPHSYNNYRQPDSYPSSPPRRYPSPGPGRHRNGHFRSDDPPRQRALSPPNPVPLDQNLMITVGSELTGASQRGPSHHHHIDHSPQTKSRSPSWGHGRSRGRSKSPAKGKSQSRSKSRSRSRGRSRSRGQARSKSRARSRGQARSKSRARSKSRARSKSQSRSRGQSRSKSRARSGDRARSKSRARSRSKSRARSGDRARSKSRARSRGRSRSKSRARSKSRTRRKSSRSRSRSSDRSRRWGSGRSRSQCSSSSGDDDTKPLNEFRELQSARRRKELEEMLSLPAKSILKKRCDSEDSRSADSPSVLESSSMSTVAEQLLLAFKGLEPHRMATVLSELQSNSQMAQRTNLDSDIREIFKLLGSQKNTADDIDDEEKFLYGDSEDPKGQATSEPVRNHGLDLYGDVTEDTLYGDLPDENAAITKPNVSVQLANPTCPPGTEPLKQEERRALEEYEKMQELLKTIGLDLGVAEISKMAARTKERLQGNKAPPKTPTRRRRYSSDSSNGGGSPGRQSRSGSSSSSSGSRSGRRRDGWSSDDGNRKVTAPLRYPRDRDAKELKAEPQQQNGPTACSRPPQSVIPIPTYPPPPVHGMIPPNYPPPAYGQYGNYLPYVPQQWPPMYPPPNMNPPPNVNVPPPTVPENYPHPVTYNDSLNKVAPGPRATGVVKRTEAEKVGSYERRMSEEQNNESQKQKVLEEREKLRQEREVRMKKKEYLMKELERLRKQQGELLRKKRREKGGHKDPLLEEISLLQDEVMKQISTLRSEHEAAEKKRTELETVALILGLGPSDRPSGRSWAAKEPEDGAAPQSERNQQAQRSSEGESAANRSPRKTTSSSTTLKAPPLCTSATPPAPPPDPFEYYDAGNHWCQKCNVTSGSMFDFFTHCHSKTHRKTLDPYNRPWAPTSTKAVNATASEERLSKPAKGSEFLLPVRGFFCLLCKVFSGDAICAEEHVTTHAHNEKYKQQMYENPLYEQRRNLDRQAGLTSQTGGKKRKHEEEERRSKDKEEKSKHKKEKREKKTDDDPVQEEEAEERLMKKEGRILEEEKLSYKTKDDEEYQSGRKEDKSRYTRQEEDKVKDSRRADDDRVRYNREEHRYRYRRNEEQRYDDRPKRETRDKSSDPRSKYDREEGKLKTEKGTFQKPDSSKAAGKTEFSKSEPPAKLYDPPKIFCGPSPAMKAKLRKQNLEMGKPTPVSPLFGKFTWKKKENLLATEAQKAAAEFIKEDEAPEEECLAKSVAAAKEIAQKLATQQNTASPWVSNSSNQAGLRPSLPAPSAV; from the exons ATGTACAACAGCAGTTCTCCTCCGAGATGGGGCTACCCACCTCCTCAGAGGCCCTATCTTCCAATACCTTGCTTTGGAGAGAGCCAAAATAGACCCAGACCTCCCCACAGCTACAACAATTACAGACAGCCGGACTCGTACCCCAGCTCCCCGCCGCGCAGGTACCCCTCCCCCGGACCAGGACGTCACCGAAATGGTCACTTCCGGAGTGATGATCCGCCCAGACAG AGGGCTCTGTCACCCCCTAACCCGGTTCCTCTGGATCAAAATCTCATGATCACTGTGGGAAGTGAGCTGACTGGAGCATCTCAACGTGGGCCttcacaccatcatcacat TGATCACAGCCCTCAAACAAAATCCAGAAGCCCGAGCTGGGGTCATGGCAGGAGCAGAGGTCGCAGCAAGAGCCCGGCCAAGGGCAAGAGCCAGTCCAGGAGCAAGAGCCGGTCCAGGAGCAGGGGCCGGTCCAGGAGCAGGGGCCAGGCCAGGAGCAAGAGCCGGGCCAGGAGCAGGGGCCAGGCCAGGAGCAAGAGCCGGGCCAGGAGCAAGAGCCGGGCCAGGAGCAAGAGCCAGTCCAGGAGCAGGGGCCAGTCCAGGAGCAAGAGCCGGGCCAGGAGCGGGGACCGGGCCAGGAGCAAGAGCAgggccaggagcaggagcaagaGCCGGGCCAGGAGCGGGGACCGGGCCAGGAGCAAGAGCCGGGCCAGAAGTAGGGGCCGATCCAGGAGCAAGAGCCGGGCCAGGAGCAAGAGCAGGACCagaagaaagagcagcagatcGAGATCCAGGTCAAGCGATAGAAGCCGACGATGGGGCTCTGGCCGTAGCAGgagtcagtgcagcagcagctctggtgatgatgatacAAAACCACTAAATGAGTTCAGAGAGCTGCAAAGTGCTCGACgcaggaaggagctggaggagatgttgAGTCTCCCAGCAAAGTCTATCTTAAAGAAACGCTGTGACTCTGAGGACTCCAGg agtgCAGATTCTCCAAGCGTTCTTGAATCGTCCAGCATGTCGACGGTGGCTGAACAACTGCTGCTGGCCTTCAAAGGCCTGGAGCCTCACAGGATGGCCACTGTGCTGTCGGAGCTGCAGTCCAACTCACAGATGGCCCAACGCACCAACCTGGACTCTGACATCAGAGAGATCTTTAAGCTGCTGGGCAGTCAGAAAAATACTGCAGACGACATCGACGATGAGGAGAAGTTCTTGTACGGAGACTCGGAGGATCCTAAAGGTCAGGCAACATCTGAGCCAGTCCGAAACCACGGCCTGGATCTGTATGGAGACGTGACGGAGGACACGTTGTACGGAGACCTCCCTGATGAAAACGCTGCCATTACCAAGCCAAATGTGTCTGTTCAGTTGGCAAACCCCACCTGTCCACCAGGTACGGAGCCGCTTAAGCAGGAGGAGCGTCGGGCGCTGGAGGAGTACGAGAAAATGCAGGAGCTGTTGAAAACCATCGGCTTGGACCTCGGTGTGGCTGAGATTAGCAAGATGGCTGCCAGGACCAAAGAGAGGCTGCAAGGGAACAAGGCCCCTCCAAAGACACCCACCCGACGTAGACGGTACTCCTCAGACAGTTCAAATGGCGGCGGGAGTCCCGGGAGGCAGAGCCGAAGTGgaagttccagcagcagcagcgggagtCGCAGCGGCAGGAGACGGGACGGCTGGAGTAGCGACGATGGCAACAGGAAGGTCACAGCACCACTGAGATATCCCAGAGACAGAGATGctaaagagctgaaggctgagCCTCAGCAGCAAAATGGACCCACGGCCTGTTCCCGCCCTCCTCAGAGTGTGATACCAATCCCGACTTACCCCCCACCACCCGTCCACGGAATGATTCCCCCCAACTACCCCCCACCTGCTTATGGCCAGTATGGAAACTACCTTCCTTATGTGCCCCAGCAATGGCCGCCCATGTACCCACCCCCCAACATGAACCCACCACCCAACGTGAACGTGCCCCCTCCCACTGTCCCAGAGAATTACCCCCACCCAGTGACCTACAATGATTCCCTAAATAAAGTGGCTCCTGGGCCGAGGGCAACAG GTGTTGTGAAGcgcacagaggcagaaaaagttGGGTCCTACGAGAGGAGGATgtctgaggagcagaacaacGAGAGCCAGAAGCAAAAG gttctggaggagagagagaagctgaggcaggagagagaggtgaggatgaagaagaaagaataTCTGATGAAAGAGCTGGAGAGACTAAGGAAGCAACAAG GGGAGCTTCTGAGGAAGAAACGGAGGGAGAAGGGTGGCCACAAAGaccctctgctggaggagatcAGCCTCCTGCAGGACGAGGTCATGAAACAGATCTCCACTCTACGCAGCGAACACGAAGCCGCTGAGAAGAAACGCACGGAGCTGGAGACGGTGGCGCTCATCCTTGGCCTCGGCCCATCTGACCGTCCCAGTGGGAGAAGCTGGGCAGCCAAAGAGCCGGAAGATGGTGCAGCGCCACAGAGCGAGAGGAACCAACAGGCGCAGAGAAGCAGTGAGGGAGAGTCGGCAGCCAACAGATCCCCCAGAAAG ACGACGTCATCGAGCACCACCCTGAAAGCCCCGCCTCTCTGTACCTCTGCCACGCCCCCTGCCCCACCCCCAGATCCCTTTGAATACTACGACGCTGGAAATCACTGGTGCCAAAAGTGTAACGTGACTTCTGGTTCCATGTTTGATTTTTTCACTCACTGTCACAGCAAAACGCATCGaaag ACTCTCGACCCTTACAACCGGCCCTGGGCCCCCACTTCCACCAAAGCTGTCAATGCCACCGCTTCAGAAGAGAGGCTGTCCAAGCCCGCTAAAG GTTCTGAGTTCCTGTTGCCTGTCAGAGGGTTCTTCTGCCTGTTGTGTAAAGTGTTCTCTGGAGATGCCATCTGTGCAGAAGAACACGTCACCACACACGCTCACAACGAGAAATACAAG CAACAGATGTACGAGAACCCGCTGTATGAACAGAGGAGGAACCTGGACCGGCAGGCAGGACTCACCTCGCAGACAGGTGGGAAAAAACGCAaacacgaggaagaggagcggagaaGCAAAGACAAGGAGGAAAAGAGTAAacacaaaaaggagaaaagggaaaagaagaCAGATGACGACcctgtccaggaggaggaggcagaagagagaCTGATGAAGAAAGAGGGCAGAAttctggaagaggagaagctttcaTACAAGACGAAGGACGATGAAGAGTATCAGTCTGGCAGGAAGGAAGATAAATCCCGCTACACTCGCCAGGAAGAGGACAAGGTGAAAGACAGCAGAAGAGCTGACGATGACAGAGTCAGATACAACAGAGAAGAACATCGATACCGGTACCGCAGGAATGAAGAGCAGCGGTACGACGACCGACCCAAACGTGAGACCAGAGATAAATCCTCTGATCCCAGATCCAAATAcgacagagaggaaggaaaactgAAGACTGAGAAGGGAACTTTTCAAAAGCCCGATTCTAGTAAAGCAGCAGGGAAGACGGAGTTCAGCAAATCTGAACCTCCAGCAAAACTCTACGACCCACCAAAGATCTTTTGTGGGCCCAGTCCAGCCATGAAGGCAAAGCTTCGAAAACAGAACCTGGAGAtgggaaaaccaacacctgtgaGCCCTTTATTTGGAAAGTTCACatggaaaaagaaggaaaaccttTTGGCAACCGAGGCTCAGAAAGCCGCTGCAGAGTTCATAAAGGAAGACGAAGCTCCTGAGGAGGAATGTCTGGCAAAATCTGTGGCTGCGGCCAAGGAAATTGCCCAGAAACTGGCGACCCAGCAGAACACAGCTTCTCCTTGGGTATCTAACAGCAGCAACCAGGCAGGACTCCGGCCCAGCCTCCCTGCCCCCTCTGCTGTCTGA